AATCATCCCCCAAAGTAGAAAACACCGCTACATCTATCTGCTGAATCAAGAATGCCAGAAAATGTTGAAGCCAGCGATTTTACCTTATCCAAAATTGAGCGGGAGATCAGGCGAATGAAGATTGTCGATATTAGATTAAAAAAGTTGAAGCCATCTCCTTGGAATCCAAATCGCATGGAAGAGGCGATAGTGGCACGTCTGAAATCAAGCTTAGCCCGTTATGGAATGGTTGAGCCGCTAGTAGTAAGACCGATAAGCGATTATTATGAGATCCTTGGCGGCAATCAACGCTTTAAGTTAATCTCTGAAATCGGATTAGATCCGGTACCGTGTGTGATAGTTGACCTAGATGATACTCAAGCAAAGATTCTCGCCCAGGCTTTAAACGGGCTTCATGGCGAGGATGATCTCGGTCTTAAAGCAAAAATACTGACAGAAGCGCTCCAGACCATTTCACCGAAAGAACTTATATCCATCCTCCCCGAAACCGCTGATAGCTTGAAAAGTCTTTCGCAGATAAATGAAATAGACATGGCTGAGCACTTGCAAGCCTGGAACAAAGCCCAAAAAGGCAAGCTTCGGCACCTTCAGGTCCAGCTAACCAGCGATCAGATGGCGGTGGTAGAAAAAGCTCTAAATCTGATACTGCCTGAAGTTAAAGCTGGTGAAGCTTCCAGCCCCAATTTAAGGGGTTGCGGCATTTACCTGATATGCAAGTCATTTCTGGAATGGAGAGATCGTCAATGAATGCTATCTGCTGTCCTATTTGCTCACAGCCACTATCTGTATCGGTAGCCAAAGGCCGGAAATCCGGGAA
The Dehalococcoidales bacterium DNA segment above includes these coding regions:
- a CDS encoding ParB N-terminal domain-containing protein, producing MPENVEASDFTLSKIEREIRRMKIVDIRLKKLKPSPWNPNRMEEAIVARLKSSLARYGMVEPLVVRPISDYYEILGGNQRFKLISEIGLDPVPCVIVDLDDTQAKILAQALNGLHGEDDLGLKAKILTEALQTISPKELISILPETADSLKSLSQINEIDMAEHLQAWNKAQKGKLRHLQVQLTSDQMAVVEKALNLILPEVKAGEASSPNLRGCGIYLICKSFLEWRDRQ